CGGGTTACTGTTTCTTAGCCTTACGTCCGTCTGGGTTTCTTCCAggctctctggtttcctcccagctCCTTAAATCATATTGACAGGTATATCTGTAGGTGTGAatgtgaaatgaattgaaatatgaaatagcctttatttgtcacatatacattacagcacagtgaaattctttctttgcatatcccatccttggaggttggggtcagagcgcagggtcagccatgatgcagcacccctggaagagaaggttaagggccctgctcaagggtccaacagtggcaacttggcggtgctggggcttgaaccctgatctccCGGTCAACGACCCACAGCTTTAACTACTTAAGCCACCAACgctttatgtgtttgtgtgcgtttgtaaACGCGTGTTtacgtgtgtgtttatgtgtgtaaacATGTGTGCGTAGTGCCCTTAGATGGAGTGTTGCATCATCCTAAGGAATTCCTGCCTCAGGCCCAGTGCTCACGGGACATACCgggaacacacaccaccaacccTGAGAGGGTGAAAGGGTTACTGAAGAAGAGCGAAAGGTTTGTACTGAGATGCACCTTTTAATAccgtgtccagtcttatccagaaagggccggtgtgggtgcaggttttcattccaaccaagcagaagctacacctgattgcaactggctaatcaactgatcttggctttcagtagactcaggtgtggcttctgcccagttggaatgaaaacctgcaccacaccggccctttgcggaaaAGATTGGACACCGCTGTTTTAATAGATAATAGACACTGTTACAGAGTCGCCTCATTGTCAGGCTAATAATGTAAGTGTATCATAAAGCTTTCTGTGTGAAGATTTATGcatgatttatgatttataatgatttatgcatttatggaaggagtctctagtgtcagtgtTTTCTGAAGGAAGGACATGCCATCAAGAGAGTAGAGAAAAGCTTCCTGGTTTATTCCTAACTTTACCAACTGAGTTTTCATTCTTATTAAGtttgagcagagagagagagagagagagagagagagagagagagagagagagagggtgtgtgtgtatgagagagagggagagagagcgagcgagagagagagcgcgtgtgtgtgtgtgtatgtgagagagagacagagagagagagcgcgtgtgtgtgtgtatgtgagagagagagagagagagagagcgcgcgtgtgtgtgtatgtgagtgagagagagagagagagagagagagagagcgtgtgtgtgtgtatgtgagagagagagagagagagagcgcgtgtgtgtgtgtatgtgagagagagagagagagagcgcgtgtgtgtgtgtatgtgagagagagagagagcgcatgtgtgtatgagagagagagagagagaaagagagagggagagagcgtgtgtgtgtgagagagagagagggtgtgtgtaggagagagagagagagagagagagagagagagagagagagagcgtgtgtgtgtgtgtatgtgagagagcgcatgtgtgtgagagagaatgagtgtgtgtatgagagagagagagagagagagagcgtgtgtgtatgcgtgagagagagagcgagtgtgtgtgtgtgtatgtgagagagagagagagaatgagagagagggtgtgtgtgtgtatgtgagagagagagagagcgtctgtgtatgtgagagagagagagagagtgtatgagagagagagagagtgtgtgtgtgtgtatgtgagagagagagagagagagagtgtatgagagagagagagagtgtgtgtgtgtgtatgtgagagagagagagcgcatgtgtgtatgagagagagagggagagagaaagagagggagagagcgtgtgtgtatgtgagagagagagggtgtgtgtatgagagagagagggagagagaaagagagggagagagcgtgtgtgtgtgtatgtgagagagagagagtgtgagagagggtgtgtgtgtgtatgtgagagagagagagagagagagtgtgagagagggtgtgtgtgtatgtgagagagagagagagcgcatgtgtgtatgagagagagagagaaaaagagagggagagagcgtgtgtgtgtgtatgagagagagagagggtgtgtgtgtgtgtatgtgagagagagagagagagagagagagagagagagagagagagagagagggagagagcgtgTATgcgcatgagagagagagagagtgtgtgtgtgtgtgtgtatgtgagagagagagagagagagagagagagagaatgagagagagggtgtgtgtgtgtgtgtatgtgagagagagagagagagagagggtgtgtgtgtgtatgtgagagagagagtgtgagagagtgtgtgtgtgtgtatgtgagagagagagagaatgagagagagggtgtgtgtgtatgtgagtgagagagagagagagagagagagagagagaatgtgtgtgtgtgtgtatgtgagagagagagagagagagagagagagagagagagagagagagaatgtgtgtgtgtgtatgtgagagtgagagagagggtgtgtgtgtgtatgtgagagagagagagagagagagagagagagagagagagaatgagagggtgtgtgtgtgtatgagagagagagagagagagagagagagagagaatgtgtgtgtgtgtgtatgtgagagagagagagagagagagagaatgtgtgtgtgtgtatgtgtgagtgagagagggtgtgtgtgtgtattgtgagagagagaggagagagagagagaggagaagagagagagagagagagagagagagaatgagagggtgtgtgtgtgtatgagagagagagagagagagagagagagagagagagagagagagaatgagagggtgtgtgtgtgtgtgtatgtgagagagagggggggtgtatgtgagagagagagagagagagagagagagagagagagagagagagagagagcgcgtgtgtgtatgcgtgagagagagagagtgtgtgtgtgtgtgtgtgtgtatgtgagagagagagagagaatgagagagagggtgtgtgtgtatgtgagagagagagagagagagagagagaatgagagggtgtgtgtgtgtgtatgtgagagagaggggggggtgtatgtgagagagagagagcgtgtgtgtgtgtgtatgtgagagagagagagagagagagagagagagagagagagagagagagagagagtgtgtgtgtgtatgtgagagagagagagagagagagagagagagagtgtgtatgtgtgtgtgtaggtgagagagagagagagagagagagagagagaatgagagggtgtgtgtgtgtgtatgtgagagagagagagagagagagagaatgagagggtgtgtgtgtgtatgtgagagagagagagagagagagagaatgagagggtgtgtgtgtgtatgtgagagagagggggggtgtatgagagagagagagcgtgtgtgtgtgtatgtgagagagggggggtgtgtgtatgtgagagagagagagagagagagagagagagagagagagagagagaatgagagggtgGGAGggtatgagagagggagagagagagagagagtgggagagggtgtgtgtgtatgtgagagagagagagagaatgggggggtgtatgtgagagagagaatgagagagagagtgtgtgtatgtgagagagagagagagagagagagagagagaatgggggggtgtatgtgagagagagaatgagagagagggtgtgtgtgtgtgtgagagagaggggggggtgtatgtgagagagagagagtgagacagagagcacgagagcgagagagagcgagagagcgagagagagagagagagcgagagagagggggggggggctgatagaaaacaggaactaacttggtTCATGGGAATTCCAGAACATGTAATATAACTAGAGTGAAGAGGTGTGATATTCATTAATGTGTATAAAAGATGATTGTTGGTAAATGTGGTAGATGAGGAATAAAATaactctgtacacactgttaCTGGAGAATAAACCACTATGGGATGGTAACAGTAACTGGTTTGGTGTCAGGCCCCAGCACACCACCAGTCATAGATTATTTTTCCAGAACAGCATGTCCTGATCATCTCAACATCAACATCTGATCAATAAGACGTGAGGCCTCACACTGCTGAGGTGTACAGAGCTACTGAAAGTCCTCAGTGCTTTATGGAACAGTGCTCAGGGAAAAGGTGAACGAAAGCAAACCCTGAAAACACAAAGAGCTTCATTTAACAATCCAGCCACTGATAATCAGCTACCTGAACAGGTAACAGCGCTGTCAGGTACATGAGCTTCACCACAGAAACACAACGCAATCGGATAAACCTAGCCGAGTTATCAGGACAGGTGAGCTGTGTTGAAACACACGACTCTAACCACACTGACATTCAGCAATTACACGGTGTCATTATATCTAGCTATCTAGGTTAGCTTGACAGGCGTGCTAATCTGGCTACTCACATAACTAATTGTCTAATTCCAAAACTTCAAgatatttaacattttgttcCGTTGTGAGAAGACAGGCGCAGTTCTGAAGACTTTCAGACAGAACAGTGTTGAGTTTCCACTAGCTAACGTACTCCTGACATTAGCAAGCTAAACAGCTAAACGTTAGCCATTTAGGTAGCCAACACCTCAGTAGCAGTTTAAATGACCCGAGAGAAATGACTACATAGACCGCGAGTGTAAAGACCGCAGCGTTCATCTTCAATCCCCAGATCAAATGTCAGGCTGAAAACTACTGCAAGAGTCACCGCGATGTTTTCAAGGCTACAGCCCGAGCAGCGCGCTCCTATTCGGCCTGATGATGAAGCAGAATCTCAAtactgctagctagctagttagctgtGTAGCTAAATGTTAACGCACTGGCCAAGGCATtttagctagcattagcaaCAAGTGCTATTGCTAGCGCTTATACCTACTGCGGTAGCACAGCAAGCTAGCAAGCTAGCGCAAACACCGAGTCAGGGTAGGCTGGTTTGTTTTCGCAGgaaggagaacacacacacattggcgAAATAACCCCCGCGCTGACCTGTTTATGATGGATCCTACAAGCTGAGGTAGCTCTTTTGTTTCGAAAGCCGTGTAAGACGCTGATAAAAGCGGCCGCACAGCTGCGGTCCACTCCGGTTCTCCATCTCCTCCACTCGACGCCATCTTGCGACTTCTCTAGTAGAAGCTGGCGGAGGAAATGACGTTAATTACCAGCCGCAAAACAACAGGATGTGTCGTCACaggtaaacataaatataaagatattaCCAGTAAACATTTGCCAGTagtacagtatttattttttgcacaccGTTTAAATCTTTCTGTCGCCTGAGGCAACATTACTAAACAAAAAATAGTCAGCTATGTTTAAGAGCCAAtagtttattatttcttttaattataataatgtctGCTCGCCAGcaattatatatttcattttttttaaagaacatagTGAAGAAGATCCGATACACTGTGATCAGTAACTGATGGGCTACAATAACTAACTGGTAAATAAGAACGGGGGAAACTATAAACATGTTATATATGTGTAATAAAGAGTAATAAGAGGCTAGGTGGTGTTTGAGATCACTTTATTCATTATCATTAACAGTTATGGATAACTTACTTTCTGTCCtggaaattacacacacacaaaaaatacatgaataaaagaACAATTTTATCCAGTGcaggaaaacacacatacactcttggTACTTCAGATCTATTGGTTGCCAATGATTAAAAAATGGGAGAAAATTAGGTAGCTGTGGTGATGACACAAAAAAGACACAGAGcatgattgtttattttatatatattgtatatatacaaTCTCACCTTAAAGTAGTAAAGTGTTTCTCCCGAGCGATACCTGGGAGTCACTGCAGTTGAAGGTTTCACATCAGTCAGTATCATGTCCTGACTCTTTAGGTTTAGTCGGCTGTACACATAAACCTCACTGTGGTAGAGTTGCAGGATTGAGTAGAGGTGAGAGGCAGATAGGGGATTTTCAAGCAGGAAGTGATTCTGGATGgtacaccagtccatcacagttcaccatgcacacacactcacatttaggGCCAATTTTAGTGTAACCAATCCACCTAGCAGCATGGATTTGGAAGGTGTGTGTAAACCCAGAAGAAACTGATGCACACATGTGGACAACATGCAGAACTTCACATTGTGGACAGATACCTGAGCCAGAATCAAACCGGGGACCCTGGTGTCAACAAAtccaagtttaaaaaaaaactgcagagAAAGGAAGTAACATCCAGTACAGATAGCTGTTCGTTCGttgtcttcttctctctctctttttttaaacacatcatACTCCCACTCCTACAGCAAAATATTTACTACCTCAGCATTCCTAATtcattctttcactttctcaaACAAAGGGTTGATGATTCCTCTGCTTTTATGCCctttttcattaataaaaatactaTAGTACTTGACCATCAGTTTAAAGGTAGACTAGAATGAAATCACACCATTAGAATGTAGCTTAGCATCAGAAAGACGTAGGCTACTGGTTAACGTTATACACAGCAGTGTCTACCTTTAAAActcattttatttgttaagAGCTAGATTTCATGTGAAGTGACTAACATTAGCACAGAGATATCAATTAATTTGCAAGAATGTGACTTCAGTGGAAATGTGAACATCCCACAGACACAGGGTCtaaatttacaataaataattaagataTAATAATGAACTGCTTAGTGGAGTGGGGAAAACACTATTTATATCTCTCTTGCATTAAAGAcagtaagttaaaaaaaaaaaaaaaaaatctgccatcAGCCCAATCAGCTGTGTTTCACAATGCTTACAGTAATCTTGCAGTCTAACACGGGCATTCGCTGCTCCTCTGCCGTCAGGGTGTCGATCACATGGCTTCAATGTGAAGAGTGCAGCTGTCAGGCCAAACAGACATGGTTTATCGCCACGCACGATTAAGTAACTTTACTTCTGCCAGCCGCTTGCTGATCATGGTAGCGAAGAACAGACCAAGGAGTACACTACTGATCAGtacataatcataatcatcctTAAGGACATCAAATTGTTTGGAAGGGTAGACTCTGGTCTGGTAGATATCAAGGCCATATGCAACCAcctacagaaagaaaagaagaaaatcttTCTTAAGTTGTGAAATGTAATGGTAGAAAATTGAGATGGAGAACTGAATTAGAAGGAAGAAGCATCCCTTAACCAAAAGTCTGCAGTTTTTATCACTTTTAATTCCACAGAAATGCTCAGCAAAAATCAACCCAAAGTATTCCTAGATGTTTAAAACATGAGATGTGGGTTTAATCCAAGGTATGTGTCTTGTAACAAATGAGCATTTGTGAAAATCTCTTTGGTATAAACAAGTACACCcagtgtccactttattaggaacacattcatgcaattatctaatcataATGCAAAGAATAATGCAGAAACAGGgcaagagctttagttaatgtttacatcaaacatgaGAATGATGAACACAGAgaatgttgtaaaaaaaaaaaaaaaaaaaaaacattgtgagAGCAACAGTTCAGTGAGAGGAAAGATCTAacagagagaggtcagaggaaaatgccagattggtttgagctgacGGGAAGGATAtcctaacacacaatcacctacACAACCGGGGTGAGCAGAAAAGAGTCTCATACATAAAACCTCAGCAGACacacgattggctgattggataactatACAAATGAGCTGAAATGGAATGAAAAGAGTTTATAGTCTTTATAAAGACTATTTAAAGAGTTTATTTCATCATGATGGTAAACAGCTGCACTCTACTGTATAATACAAAACCATACTGACTAAGCACATCAAAACATCATTTAAAGTTAGCAAGAATAAAAACTTTATGATTTTGTGTATCGATTTGCATTAAGATAAAACTACTCACCAGGCATGTAGACTCCAGGCCAGATGGGGCAGTGTAGATACCTCTCACTCTTGACACAGTTTGGTTGTAGTTAATAAACCACTCAGAGCGAATCGGCATTTCAGGAGAATACGGTATTAGATTTTCctctctgggggaaaaaaaaaaacttaattacaacaaaatattaatagtCTGGGAATACCTATCGCTCGAAGACAGTAAACAGCTGACCGGCTCTGTTCTGAAGCCACTTCTGGTCTCCGCGGGTCCAGAAACATTTTCGGTAAAGACAGGATGTTTCCTGATGGGAGTCCCACTGAATTTggggggaaaataaaaacatcatcagAAATGGTCATTAACATCGAGAAGTTTTCTGTAGTTACATTAAATGGATCTGAACTGACCGAGTAGGTGACGACTGGTGATGCCCTTCTCGGTAAGCGTGGCCTCTAGAGTGCTTATAGGAGAAGGGAATATGTAGGATTGCTGGAGGACCTGAGGTGGGTGAGGTCTATCCAAAGAGCTGAACACCGTGCTGTTATATAGCTCCATTCCCTCAAAGAGCTCGAGCACGGAGAACTCGTTCCTCCTAGACTTAGTGTTCCAGTACGCATACTAGAGAAGAAAACAAGCATCAAGCACGGCACAGAGCATTAATGAATGTCAGGGTGGATGGGCGACTGCAAGCACAATATAGATCAGTTATTTCATTCACGCTTGCCTTGTGGCAGAAAGAATTCCTAGACATTCAACAGGCAGTTTATTTTACAGTTGcaagattttcatttatttattttaattcaatacATCACCCACGATAGTGTTGCAGCATCAGTATATGtagtcagtagtgtagtgtgtacatgacacaaacacTTAAATACATATGAAATGTTATCCAAAGACTCCTTTAAAGGAGCTTCCATATTTGCTCAATCATTAGAGACATGATCAGGAAAGGATGAATATTATGTGTTAGATAAAGTCACACTTTCTCTGGATGCAAATACATGTTAATTTTTCATAATCTGCATTAATACACACTTTTCATACTTTAAAGCTTTTTACCCTCAGCAATCATAAGACAGGAGCAGACATACAACTCCATACATAAAAAACATACAAGCTTTCATTTAGCCCAGATGTCTTGTCCACCTCTGcacaaaaccattaaaaaagTCCCTCctaatatacactgatacagtgAGTATAtcttacagacacagacagtttAGAGTTCACTAGAATTCTAATAACAAAAAAGATGGAAGGATGTAAGCCGTGTACTCACCACTACCCAGTTCTCAGAGTGCACGAAGTGAACAGGTCCGCGTGCCTTCCTCTGCACGGCTTCATGGACAATACGGCCAGTAACGCCATCGATGAGAAATATCCCCACAAAACTGCGCTCCGGATGGGTGTCTGTGCTTTCAGTTACCACTGCAAGCAGGTTGGGGTTCAGGTACTAGAGGGGAAAATATATTGAACAATGTAATATCTGAGAACCAAATCGTTAATCCACAACTGGGGTTGTGAAACCTGAAACCTGTATTTGCAGTCTGTTTCCTAAAAGTTTACTGTCCactataaaatatgaaaatggaTAAGAAAAGGAAACGTCTTTACCCATGTTCGTGTGGACTAGgcctgagagtgtgtatttatagtactTGACAATGAGCTCAGGAATACCTTATACAGCACACTGCGGTCCCCCATGACTCGTCCCTGGGAGTGGACATGCTCGTTGGCACGCTTGCCTTTCACTCCCACTATTTTCTGCACCTCCATGGGGATGGCCACCTCCCAGATGAGTTCAGTGGACAGATCTTTAAGTAGGCGGAAACCAGACAGCTTGCCCTGACTGGAGTCCACCAGGTAGAAGAAAATGGAAGAGGCCatctcctgcagctgctgcaaGACGTTCTTAGTGGATGGGAAAGCTGTGACCTGGTGTACAAAGAGACAGCTTcaggtcatttaaaaaaatccctttCAAAGAAAAGTCCTTTGACGCATGTGATAAAGCTGACCTTGTACTGATCATCTATCAGAAGAAGGGCTTTGGAATAGTCCTGATCCATAATGGGCAGCAACAGGGACTGAAGGACAGGTCTGGACAAAGCTGGAACACTGATATGGCTCTTTTTGCCAAAGATAGGATTAAAGACATGGAGGCTCCCTAGGCCTGTGtcctacaaaaagaaaaatagtaacATTCCTGCACCAAAAATACATCAacattgtgttttgcactttacAATACAGTAACTGGATAAGATCTTTTTTACTTTCCATCTACTTTTCAGATTTGACATCCTTGTAGAGAGCTACACCGGCGGAGACAGGGTTGGGATGGGACAAATTGACAAATCGTTTACGGGTCACGTCCGTTTAGCGACGTCACATAGCTATCGAACAACGTAAAAGCGTGACATTCACTGTGTGATGGATCTGTACATGGCTAGCAAGAAtctgtgcattttatttatttattttacttctcTCAAATTTTATAATTGATATGAATCtgctttaattaaacattaaagcaTAAATTTACAAATATGTGGTAGGGACAATATTAATTgacattattaattttattttaaagatagGACCCCGTACCTTATCCTTAATGAGTAGAGTGCACTGAGGTGGGTGAGGAAAATGAGCAGTTGTCCTCTGTACCATCAGTTTGAAAACAGAGTTGGTCTTGACATTCTCCAAGTACTGCTTCCACAAAATGGTTCCAGACTTACTGTCAATGCCAAATAGCTAAAGAAACAGACACCAAAATATAACCTTCATTTCATTTGATCCTTAAATTTCATTTTAGACATCAGGCTATGAAAACGTTGATCTCAGACAACAAATTTTTTGTAAACCAATTATTATGCAAAAAAGTGCCTTCTTCACAGCATCATACCTTCCCTGAGGCagtcaccatcaccatcatcttctgCAGGTTGAACTCGTCCCGAGACAAGGTTTCGATAGTGACTTCGTTCTTCACATGGCTGCGAGGCTGTCGGGCGTCGTAGAAGAGCTTCCACAGATGGCTAACCCAGGCCTGCAGAAGGATGAGCTGGGACGAGAGTCGCTTTAAAACCATGGCTAAAAGcccatctgcaaacatcatagTAAAGCAGCGTTGGCAAACCGACGCATACAGCCGGACAGGAGGAGAGGTTCAAGCCGTACGACACACGTCTAAATCCCTTGATATTAGCAATCACTATATAGAGCTCATATTGTAGCACAAATTTCTTTTCACAATTTCACAGATCATTGTTTTGTTCTTGACACACAGCCTAGCAACCTCATCATATaacttcttctctttctctattaaaatcattttacgGAAGCCGAGATCACTACTCATGCACTTTAGGGCCAATATTAAACAAACTGCAGGTCACTTGAACAAGAGCACTGCGATACCTTCAGAGTTTATCTGATAATAGAGACAGCGATTAGAGTCTGGGTATGAATCACATGAGATTTCATCATGTTCAGCatgcatttttaattataaatgtttactcTTGGCCTTTTAATTCTGCCTGTGTCACTGAAGCTTTAAATACTGCCAGGAATCATTCAACATCCTTCATgtcacacagacaaaacacttTCAGCCTGACCGAATCACACAGCAATTAATGTTTAGCAAAGATGGACAATCATTAAGACACATGAATTGCACActgttgtgaaaaaaaaagcagaagcacattacCTTGAATAGCTGGATCCAGTGCAGCAGAAAGAcagagcaaaagaaagaaaaaaatacaaagacagTACAAGAAAAGTCAAGAGTGCACTGGACAGATGAAAGGCTAGTGCATTAGTCAGGATAAGCAGTGTAAGTAAAAGGCAGCATCATGAACATCAAAATGATTCAAGAGATTACACAAATCTGTACAAACTTTTATCTTTACAAGTTATCATGGCAGCTTTCTGGACTAAGAGAAACAGAACACGTAAATATTAGTAGTGTAACAGACGAACATTCTGAAACACGCCATGCCAGATCACATTGACCAGaacaaaagtttaaaatgttaaaaatatgatcatcaccatcacattaAACATTACCAGCTTTCTTTCCAAATTCGCCCTCCAGTTCGGCTTGGGTTCCAGTAAGCGGCAAGTCCACCATCTCCATAGTGACCACGTCGGCGAGGGCCTCCTCTCTAGTCCACACTACACGGCCTGCACAGTGGAAGTGTGATGGATTGTTTGGTTTTCCTTTCATTTAGAGTACAACCTCCACTGCTTGGACAAAACAATTTGACCTATATTCCAGTTACACAAATTATCTAAGGTGTAATGAACCAATGTACTGTAAATGTTCCAGAGGAACCCATGGtgtgattacaaaaaaaaaacaaaaacaaaacacacacacggtcccttcaggattttagtttttttaattgttgtgaAAAACACTGGATTTTGCTGCTGCTTTTTGCAATGTCATGTGATGCAATGTAGAGTATTTCGTGCTTGTTCTGTGAAAAAATACTTCGTCTTTTAAACTTCTGCCACACATGTAATTATGTTCAGTGACCGCTGTACTCATGTGGACACgtggtgtatgtggagtgtgtgctgtcATCGACTTTAAGGTGAACGCAGCATCTTCATGTCGGGTCACATCGCAGCACCCTGTCATTgatatattattatgttatagAATCTCTGCTGTTTAAATGACTTCAACTTAAACTGGTGTTGATGAGAAAATCATTCTGATACGGCGTGAGATCATTTCACGATCCCGTGCAAAAAGATTCTATGCATTCGTACCAGGCTGCTGCAGGAAAGTCAGCACAAGATCTTCGGTTTGTACCATCACCCTGTAGCCCACAGAGTCATCTTTCTTCAGGAAGGCATTGACATATAACTGGAGGAAGAATGTAAATTTAGCTTAGCTTTGCACTTCAATATTATTTACTTAAGTCCTAAAACTGCATTTGGAAACATGTACCCTAGCTGGCTTTCCTCCATTAGGATCCAGTAAGTAGGTGACTGAGGTATCAAGGAGCCTCCTGCCTGCATCAGCGCTGTACAGGTTGATAGTGCATGCCT
The DNA window shown above is from Hemibagrus wyckioides isolate EC202008001 linkage group LG15, SWU_Hwy_1.0, whole genome shotgun sequence and carries:
- the emc1 gene encoding ER membrane protein complex subunit 1 isoform X2; the protein is MAVFLARLFISLYLLCFAGAVFEDQVGKFDWRQQFVGAVRFALFDPSHSQASKKLLVATEKNIFASMNSRTGEIFWRHVDQLGPEGHIDMLLVHGQDAVVVVGNGRLLRSWESNIGGLNWETVLDTGSFQSAALLGVQDLVKYVAVLKKSAISLHYLSNGHQKWVENLPDSDSVEYQMIYSGGNGPLFILGVVPNSHLVIIEYNTEDGEIMKQRSVDAPWLSGLQSSCVVVGAGMLLCVDPSTESMYTLPLQSEEQPKATQIPLQTVGLEVASGFQPRLISTQPHPARPPLPEFFLQLGPGHHTLLRLNDGTVTLLRDFNPSYLVSFANTGEKTVAAVMSPKNETACTINLYSADAGRRLLDTSVTYLLDPNGGKPARLYVNAFLKKDDSVGYRVMVQTEDLVLTFLQQPGRVVWTREEALADVVTMEMVDLPLTGTQAELEGEFGKKADGLLAMVLKRLSSQLILLQAWVSHLWKLFYDARQPRSHVKNEVTIETLSRDEFNLQKMMVMVTASGKLFGIDSKSGTILWKQYLENVKTNSVFKLMVQRTTAHFPHPPQCTLLIKDKDTGLGSLHVFNPIFGKKSHISVPALSRPVLQSLLLPIMDQDYSKALLLIDDQYKVTAFPSTKNVLQQLQEMASSIFFYLVDSSQGKLSGFRLLKDLSTELIWEVAIPMEVQKIVGVKGKRANEHVHSQGRVMGDRSVLYKYLNPNLLAVVTESTDTHPERSFVGIFLIDGVTGRIVHEAVQRKARGPVHFVHSENWVVYAYWNTKSRRNEFSVLELFEGMELYNSTVFSSLDRPHPPQVLQQSYIFPSPISTLEATLTEKGITSRHLLVGLPSGNILSLPKMFLDPRRPEVASEQSREENLIPYSPEMPIRSEWFINYNQTVSRVRGIYTAPSGLESTCLVVAYGLDIYQTRVYPSKQFDVLKDDYDYVLISSVLLGLFFATMISKRLAEVKLLNRAWR
- the emc1 gene encoding ER membrane protein complex subunit 1 isoform X1, which translates into the protein MAVFLARLFISLYLLCFAGAVFEDQVGKFDWRQQFVGAVRFALFDPSHSQASKKLLVATEKNIFASMNSRTGEIFWRHVDQLGPEGHIDMLLVHGQDAVVVVGNGRLLRSWESNIGGLNWETVLDTGSFQSAALLGVQDLVKYVAVLKKSAISLHYLSNGHQKWVENLPDSDSVEYQMIYSGGNGPLFILGVVPNSHLVIIEYNTEDGEIMKQRSVDAPWLSGLQSSCVVVGAGMLLCVDPSTESMYTLPLQSEEQPKATQIPLQTVGLEVASGFQPRLISTQPHPARPPLPEFFLQLGPGHHTLLRLNDGTVTLLRDFNPSYLVSFANTGEKTVAAVMSPKNETVSIASRNGSFYYSTFCNMFFLFIYFYVYFKACTINLYSADAGRRLLDTSVTYLLDPNGGKPARLYVNAFLKKDDSVGYRVMVQTEDLVLTFLQQPGRVVWTREEALADVVTMEMVDLPLTGTQAELEGEFGKKADGLLAMVLKRLSSQLILLQAWVSHLWKLFYDARQPRSHVKNEVTIETLSRDEFNLQKMMVMVTASGKLFGIDSKSGTILWKQYLENVKTNSVFKLMVQRTTAHFPHPPQCTLLIKDKDTGLGSLHVFNPIFGKKSHISVPALSRPVLQSLLLPIMDQDYSKALLLIDDQYKVTAFPSTKNVLQQLQEMASSIFFYLVDSSQGKLSGFRLLKDLSTELIWEVAIPMEVQKIVGVKGKRANEHVHSQGRVMGDRSVLYKYLNPNLLAVVTESTDTHPERSFVGIFLIDGVTGRIVHEAVQRKARGPVHFVHSENWVVYAYWNTKSRRNEFSVLELFEGMELYNSTVFSSLDRPHPPQVLQQSYIFPSPISTLEATLTEKGITSRHLLVGLPSGNILSLPKMFLDPRRPEVASEQSREENLIPYSPEMPIRSEWFINYNQTVSRVRGIYTAPSGLESTCLVVAYGLDIYQTRVYPSKQFDVLKDDYDYVLISSVLLGLFFATMISKRLAEVKLLNRAWR